The Candidatus Afararchaeum irisae genome has a window encoding:
- a CDS encoding branched-chain amino acid transaminase produces the protein MAFGDVDKIWMDGDLKDWEDAQIHVLSHVVHYGSGVFEGIRCYDTVRGPAVFRHRDHYERFHNSADALGIDLDYSVEELVDATHEVIEENGLESCYIRPVAFYGYNSLGVDPSDCPVRTAIAAWPWGAYLGEDAIKNGVEVQVSSWRRYHSSQMPTTAKINGGYVNSLLSKTEALERGYEESIMLNKEGDVAEGSGENLFMVDDGTIYTPGLGSSVLDGITRRSVSQIANDLGYEVVEKSISRGELYNADELFFTGTAAEVTPIRKVDDVVIGEGTRGPITEEIQSTFFDVVEGERPEYDAWLDFVGDE, from the coding sequence ATGGCATTCGGAGATGTCGACAAGATATGGATGGACGGAGATCTCAAGGACTGGGAAGACGCTCAGATACACGTCCTTTCACACGTAGTCCACTACGGAAGCGGCGTCTTCGAGGGAATCCGGTGTTACGACACCGTCCGAGGACCCGCTGTCTTCCGACACCGTGACCATTACGAGAGGTTCCATAACAGTGCCGACGCACTCGGTATAGACCTCGACTACTCGGTCGAGGAACTCGTCGATGCGACCCACGAGGTCATAGAAGAAAATGGCTTAGAGTCGTGTTACATACGTCCAGTCGCATTCTACGGCTATAACTCTCTCGGAGTCGATCCCTCCGACTGTCCCGTTCGGACAGCGATCGCTGCCTGGCCCTGGGGAGCCTACCTCGGTGAGGACGCCATAAAGAACGGCGTCGAGGTTCAGGTCTCATCTTGGAGGCGGTACCACTCGTCACAGATGCCAACCACGGCGAAGATCAACGGCGGCTACGTCAACTCGCTCCTCTCGAAGACAGAGGCTCTCGAACGTGGATACGAGGAGTCGATAATGCTCAACAAGGAGGGTGACGTCGCAGAGGGAAGCGGGGAGAACCTCTTCATGGTCGACGACGGAACTATCTACACTCCGGGTCTCGGATCGAGCGTTCTCGACGGAATAACCAGAAGGAGCGTCTCCCAGATAGCGAACGACCTAGGATACGAGGTCGTTGAGAAGAGCATCTCACGTGGAGAGCTCTACAACGCCGACGAGCTCTTCTTCACGGGAACCGCGGCGGAGGTCACTCCTATACGTAAGGTCGACGACGTCGTCATAGGCGAGGGAACACGTGGTCCGATCACTGAGGAGATACA
- a CDS encoding geranylgeranylglycerol-phosphate geranylgeranyltransferase, translating to MRSTPKEKVKAKAVIEITRPANSVFAGFAAVIGSFIGGFSLVPAVAAATVTVFATGAGNAVNDYFDAEIDAVNRPDRPIPSGRLSEREALGTASSLFLLAFFVVLSLPPLAIGIGVLNLTALVTYSSHLKRVPLVGNLVVAYLTGSAFLFGGAAVGGVEYTAVLFVLGLLATLGREIVKDVEDIEGDREEGARTLPIIWGETRSLMLASVSVLVAVGLSPLPYIKGIFGFAYLVGVVPGDLILLAGSLISWKNPSKGQKLLKVGMFAAMGAFVLGRVVA from the coding sequence GTGAGATCCACACCGAAAGAGAAGGTGAAGGCGAAGGCTGTCATCGAGATAACACGTCCCGCTAACTCGGTCTTCGCGGGCTTCGCCGCTGTGATAGGAAGCTTCATAGGCGGCTTCTCGTTAGTGCCCGCAGTAGCCGCGGCGACAGTGACAGTCTTCGCAACCGGGGCGGGAAACGCAGTCAACGACTACTTCGACGCCGAGATAGACGCCGTGAACCGTCCTGACCGTCCGATACCCAGCGGACGTCTCTCGGAGAGGGAGGCTCTCGGAACTGCGTCGTCCCTGTTCTTGCTCGCGTTCTTCGTCGTACTGTCTCTTCCGCCTCTCGCGATAGGTATAGGTGTTCTCAACCTGACCGCGCTCGTGACCTACTCGTCACATCTCAAACGTGTTCCGCTCGTCGGAAACCTCGTCGTAGCCTACCTTACGGGAAGTGCGTTTCTCTTCGGTGGCGCAGCCGTCGGAGGAGTCGAGTACACAGCAGTCCTCTTCGTACTGGGTCTTCTCGCGACTCTCGGCAGAGAGATAGTCAAGGACGTTGAGGACATAGAGGGCGACCGCGAGGAGGGTGCAAGGACTCTTCCGATAATCTGGGGGGAAACGAGGTCGCTCATGCTCGCCTCTGTTTCTGTCTTAGTCGCAGTGGGTCTCAGCCCTCTTCCGTACATAAAGGGTATCTTCGGCTTCGCTTACCTCGTGGGTGTAGTGCCCGGCGACCTGATTCTCTTAGCCGGAAGCCTCATCTCTTGGAAGAACCCGTCGAAGGGTCAGAAGCTACTCAAAGTGGGAATGTTCGCGGCGATGGGGGCGTTTGTCTTAGGAAGAGTAGTGGCTTAG
- the dnaJ gene encoding molecular chaperone DnaJ → MTQSYYDVLGVSKDASEDEIKKAYREKAREYHPDISDHDDAEERFKKVQEAYDVLGDDDARQAYDQMGHQRFEQAKKQGFDPSEDGFQGAGAGAGAGAGAGGFGGGAGASGMGGFEDLFNDLFGFGEGRGRGRGSDRGSDVETTVTISLEDAFEGVEREVTYSHDVTCQTCGGTGAKDDSSVHTCETCGGRGEVRQQQQTPFGTTTSVRPCPDCGGSGQIIEEECPDCNGRGKKTKTETTRVRIPSGVEDGTTLRVSGGGNAGEAGSRDGDLYIQVEVEDHDRFDREGDDIYYTHPVSFPRAVFGGEVRVPTLDGEVEMEVPSGTQSGERFRLRDKGMPRMRGRGRGDEYVDIQVVTPDPSDLNDEETEALRQFAEAGGDEIEVDEGFFDKIKKMSGLN, encoded by the coding sequence GTGACCCAGAGCTACTACGACGTACTCGGCGTCTCGAAGGACGCCTCTGAAGACGAGATCAAGAAGGCGTACCGTGAGAAGGCGCGTGAGTACCACCCCGACATAAGCGACCACGACGACGCCGAGGAGAGGTTCAAGAAGGTACAGGAAGCATACGACGTACTCGGTGACGACGACGCCCGTCAGGCTTACGACCAGATGGGTCACCAGAGGTTCGAACAGGCGAAGAAACAGGGCTTCGATCCCTCCGAGGACGGCTTCCAGGGTGCGGGAGCCGGAGCAGGTGCGGGCGCAGGAGCCGGTGGATTCGGCGGCGGAGCCGGAGCCTCCGGAATGGGTGGCTTCGAGGATCTCTTCAACGACCTCTTCGGATTCGGCGAAGGTCGTGGACGTGGCAGAGGCTCCGACAGGGGCTCCGACGTCGAGACGACGGTGACGATAAGCCTCGAAGACGCATTCGAGGGCGTCGAACGCGAGGTGACCTACTCCCACGACGTGACGTGTCAGACTTGTGGAGGAACCGGAGCGAAGGACGACTCAAGCGTACACACGTGTGAGACGTGTGGCGGACGCGGAGAGGTACGTCAGCAGCAGCAGACTCCGTTCGGCACGACGACCTCCGTCCGTCCGTGTCCCGACTGTGGCGGATCGGGACAGATAATCGAGGAAGAGTGCCCCGACTGTAACGGACGCGGGAAGAAGACAAAGACAGAGACGACGAGGGTACGTATACCCTCGGGGGTCGAGGACGGCACGACTCTGAGAGTCTCTGGCGGAGGAAACGCCGGAGAAGCCGGGTCACGTGACGGCGACCTCTACATACAGGTCGAGGTCGAGGATCACGACAGATTCGACCGTGAGGGCGACGACATCTACTACACACATCCCGTGAGCTTCCCGAGGGCGGTCTTCGGTGGCGAAGTCAGAGTCCCGACACTCGACGGCGAGGTCGAGATGGAGGTACCGTCGGGTACACAGAGCGGAGAGAGGTTCCGACTCCGCGACAAGGGCATGCCACGTATGAGAGGACGCGGACGTGGAGACGAGTACGTCGACATACAGGTCGTGACTCCCGACCCGTCCGACCTCAACGACGAGGAGACCGAAGCCCTGAGACAGTTCGCCGAGGCTGGCGGCGACGAGATCGAAGTTGACGAGGGCTTCTTCGACAAGATCAAGAAGATGAGCGGGCTTAACTGA